A window of the Hordeum vulgare subsp. vulgare chromosome 5H, MorexV3_pseudomolecules_assembly, whole genome shotgun sequence genome harbors these coding sequences:
- the LOC123398324 gene encoding dehydration-responsive element-binding protein 1H-like: protein MDTVPERNWNSPASPPSSLEQGMPSSPASPTPKRPAGRTKFKETRHPVFHGVRRRGSNGRWVCEVRVPGKRGERLWLGTHVTAEAAARAHDAAMLALYGRTPAARLNFPDSAWLLAVPSSLSDMADVRRAAIGAVVDFLRRQETGAGAITEVTSVDGVASEAYAPGSASSSAAASSHYQLPCANAEFVVPDALCHDMLELHTSGEMDAGTYYADLAQGLLLEPPPPPSSGASSEHGDDAALWNH, encoded by the coding sequence ATGGACACGGTCCCCGAGCGTAACTGGAACTCGCCGGCATCCCCGCCGTCCTCCCTCGAGCAGGGGATGCCGTCGTCTCCTGCGTCGCCGACGCCGAAGCGCCCCGCGGGGCGCACCAAGTTCAAGGAGACGCGCCACCCGGTGTTCCACGGCGTGCGCCGCCGGGGCAGCAACGGCAGGTGGGTGTGCGAGGTGCGCGTGCCGGGGAAGCGCGGCGAGCGGCTCTGGCTCGGCACGCACGTCACCGCCGAGGCGGCCGCGCGCGCGCACGACGCCGCCATGCTCGCGCTGTACGGCCGCACACCTGCCGCGCGCCTCAACTTCCCGGACTCGGCGTGGCTGCTCGCCGTGCCCTCCTCCCTCTCCGACATGGCGGACGTCCGGCGCGCCGCCATCGGGGCCGTCGTGGACTTCCTGCGCCGGCAGGAGACGGGCGCCGGCGCCATCACCGAGGTGACCTCCGTCGACGGGGTCGCCTCGGAGGCGTACGCGCCGGGCAGTGCCAGCTCGTCGGCGGCGGCGTCGTCCCACTACCAGCTGCCTTGCGCCAATGCGGAGTTCGTGGTGCCGGACGCATTGTGCCATGACATGTTGGAGCTCCACACGTCCGGCGAAATGGACGCGGGGACCTACTACGCGGACCTGGCGCAGGGGCTGCTCCTggagccaccgccgccgccgtcaagcgGGGCGAGCTCGGAGCATGGAGATGATGCAGCGCTATGGAACCACTGA